From Nitratidesulfovibrio vulgaris str. Hildenborough, a single genomic window includes:
- a CDS encoding flagellar hook assembly protein FlgD, giving the protein MGTSVNNILGQAENEFQSAVKKSGNADLGKDAFLQLLVTQLKHQDPLNPMDDKEFVAQLAQFTSLEQLMGINTGVTSMNEAFKQQQMMNAVSYIGKDVLASGDQISKIKDGVSKLYFSIDEPITQGVINIFNASNELVRSEFISAKQAGDYEYVWDGKDYQGNAMADGLYKVAMAAENDKGKAVLVSTEVSGHVIGVETINGTQYLRMQDGRSVQFMNVSVVVAPSTGSGSGSDSGSGGGSDSGSGSDSGSGSDSGSGSDSGSGT; this is encoded by the coding sequence ATGGGTACCAGCGTCAACAACATACTCGGTCAGGCGGAGAACGAATTCCAGTCCGCCGTGAAGAAGAGCGGCAACGCCGACCTCGGCAAGGACGCCTTTCTTCAACTGCTCGTGACGCAGCTCAAGCATCAGGACCCCCTGAACCCCATGGACGACAAGGAGTTCGTGGCGCAGTTGGCCCAGTTCACCAGCCTTGAGCAACTCATGGGCATCAACACTGGCGTCACCTCGATGAACGAAGCCTTCAAGCAGCAGCAGATGATGAACGCCGTGAGCTACATCGGCAAGGATGTCCTCGCCTCCGGCGACCAGATCAGCAAGATCAAGGACGGAGTGAGCAAGCTCTACTTCTCCATCGACGAGCCGATCACGCAGGGGGTCATCAACATCTTCAACGCGAGCAACGAGCTTGTGCGCTCGGAATTCATCAGTGCGAAGCAGGCCGGAGACTACGAGTACGTCTGGGACGGCAAGGACTATCAGGGCAACGCCATGGCCGATGGCCTCTACAAGGTGGCCATGGCTGCGGAAAACGACAAGGGCAAGGCCGTCCTTGTGAGCACCGAAGTCAGCGGCCACGTCATCGGCGTGGAGACCATCAACGGAACCCAGTACCTGCGGATGCAGGACGGACGCTCCGTCCAGTTCATGAACGTCTCGGTGGTGGTCGCCCCCTCGACAGGGAGCGGGTCCGGTTCGGACTCTGGCTCCGGAGGCGGCTCGGATTCCGGTTCCGGTTCGGACTCTGGCTCCGGAAGCGACTCCGGCAGCGGCTCGGATTCCGGCAGCGGAACATAG
- a CDS encoding flagellar hook-length control protein FliK has product MKILPFESRPDADALLGSSPQNERAREDMFSGVMRDMVNTVQTDSVRPASSRNSSTQDAHDSMSVGNVTASAEMTIEDVAALREELARRGVRQERLDELTRLASSGERMTLGKVLNALRGTSDGGAIGNADKLQLQSLFQKLGLDDKQSETLISELEAGNSVNVWNALRRKMRAAGGDGITLEASEADALARALGVSGNTLDALRKSFGGATGASLDANGLQQLFAGVEQELTRREQQDKKLEAALGESLNPILQRLRARQESADSANRLGSRNADHSEALMHDTFQRKTGGVPGPQDNPEEPQDGLSGKKDKGAHGKTYLEELLSRSSNRDADKTSRSSQGDAWDTMLRRIHVVDGNMQQNTATQAAKSEAAGLPAAPQQVLSQIEKGFLSSLQDGTRRMELRLDPAELGALSVVLTVRNGEVSAVIRPERTETAQLVNDHLHQLRQQLEQQGVKVERLEVQTQLSNNQNGSTWQGLDQHNQNREQQERSETIERMRRMAKLGGGEGVMAREMQFTGRTADSAAGLHIIA; this is encoded by the coding sequence ATGAAAATTCTTCCATTCGAGTCCCGCCCTGATGCCGACGCGCTTCTCGGCTCAAGCCCGCAGAACGAGCGTGCCCGTGAAGACATGTTCTCCGGGGTGATGAGGGACATGGTGAACACCGTCCAGACCGACAGCGTTCGCCCCGCATCAAGCCGCAACTCCTCGACGCAAGACGCGCACGACAGTATGTCGGTCGGCAACGTCACCGCTTCAGCCGAGATGACCATCGAAGACGTCGCTGCCCTGCGGGAAGAACTTGCCCGCCGCGGCGTGAGACAGGAACGACTGGACGAACTCACCCGCCTTGCGTCTTCCGGTGAGCGCATGACCCTCGGCAAGGTGCTCAATGCCCTTCGTGGAACTTCAGATGGAGGAGCCATCGGCAATGCCGACAAGCTGCAGCTTCAGTCTCTGTTCCAGAAGCTGGGCCTTGACGACAAGCAATCCGAAACGCTCATCAGCGAACTCGAAGCAGGGAACAGCGTCAACGTCTGGAACGCACTGCGCCGCAAGATGCGTGCAGCCGGTGGCGACGGCATCACGCTCGAAGCGAGCGAAGCTGACGCCCTCGCCCGCGCGCTGGGCGTTTCCGGCAATACCCTGGACGCCCTGCGCAAGAGCTTTGGCGGCGCGACGGGAGCCAGTCTCGATGCCAACGGCTTGCAACAACTGTTCGCTGGCGTCGAACAGGAACTGACGCGGCGCGAGCAGCAGGACAAGAAGCTCGAAGCCGCTCTCGGCGAGTCGCTCAACCCCATCCTGCAACGCCTTCGCGCAAGACAGGAGAGTGCCGACAGTGCCAACCGCCTGGGGTCGCGCAATGCCGATCACAGCGAAGCCCTCATGCACGACACCTTCCAGCGCAAGACCGGCGGAGTCCCCGGCCCGCAGGACAACCCCGAGGAACCGCAGGACGGACTCTCCGGCAAGAAGGACAAGGGAGCACACGGCAAGACCTACCTCGAAGAGCTCCTTTCCCGTAGCAGCAACCGTGATGCGGACAAGACGTCACGCTCGTCACAGGGCGACGCGTGGGACACCATGCTGCGCCGTATCCACGTGGTCGATGGCAACATGCAGCAGAACACCGCGACCCAGGCGGCAAAGAGCGAAGCCGCAGGACTTCCCGCCGCACCGCAGCAGGTGCTTTCGCAAATCGAAAAGGGCTTTCTTTCCAGCCTGCAGGACGGCACGCGCCGCATGGAACTCCGCCTCGACCCGGCGGAGCTCGGTGCCCTCAGCGTTGTGCTCACCGTCCGCAATGGCGAGGTGAGCGCCGTCATCCGCCCCGAACGCACCGAGACCGCCCAACTCGTCAACGACCATCTGCACCAGCTGCGGCAGCAGCTTGAACAGCAGGGGGTCAAGGTCGAACGGCTGGAAGTGCAGACCCAGCTTTCCAACAACCAGAACGGAAGCACATGGCAGGGTCTTGATCAGCACAACCAGAACCGTGAGCAGCAGGAACGCTCAGAGACCATCGAACGCATGCGCCGCATGGCAAAGCTTGGCGGCGGCGAGGGGGTTATGGCGCGGGAAATGCAATTTACGGGACGTACGGCAGATTCTGCCGCAGGACTCCACATCATCGCGTAA
- a CDS encoding glycosyltransferase family 9 protein — protein MTTEPTLIIQMQRMGDLIMTFPLIGWLRALEPQRPVWVVAERHFFEGVVALCPEATLFPAEAAHVLGKRQFHRVVNLSHRPEAAALASGIQAAQHLGPVTRPDGAARIEGYWHLYRASLVHNNRHNRFHWADLNALDLVPSTLLQNTSWPTAEPRRDTGRIGLFVGASEAAKRPAPAFWASLARQLVRRGLRPVFLGGNAERDTGREAAALAGLSGSDLCGRFSLIELAAFFQTLDLVVTPDTGPMHLAAWAGTPTLNLSLGPVNGWETAPAPPGHLVLRSTTSCRGCWQCTRGEHLCHARFDPPRIAALVRALCGGSESQSALPRLPGLHLSRTSRDDSGLFDLTPLHEYPLTSRDLVSTFWHHWFHSRPRRIDPAHATLAWQELVLHSPQLATAFASAVARLGSTFSRRLRTGGALEATFWESAPPMLRPLTGFLHLYLQNNDFSPEAWAIALDMLADLASHLRS, from the coding sequence ATGACGACGGAACCGACCCTCATCATCCAGATGCAGCGGATGGGCGACCTCATCATGACCTTTCCGCTCATCGGCTGGCTACGGGCACTCGAACCGCAACGTCCCGTATGGGTCGTGGCCGAGCGTCATTTCTTCGAAGGCGTGGTCGCCCTCTGCCCCGAAGCCACACTCTTCCCGGCCGAAGCCGCCCACGTTCTCGGCAAAAGGCAGTTCCACCGCGTCGTCAACCTTAGCCATCGGCCCGAGGCTGCCGCCCTCGCGTCCGGCATACAGGCGGCGCAGCATCTCGGGCCTGTCACCCGTCCTGACGGGGCGGCGCGCATCGAAGGCTACTGGCACCTGTACCGCGCCTCGCTGGTGCACAACAACCGCCACAACCGGTTCCACTGGGCCGACCTGAACGCCCTCGACCTTGTTCCTTCGACCCTCTTGCAGAACACGTCATGGCCCACCGCCGAACCCCGTCGCGACACGGGCCGCATCGGGCTCTTCGTAGGCGCCAGCGAAGCCGCCAAGCGCCCTGCCCCTGCATTCTGGGCTTCGCTGGCACGGCAACTCGTGCGACGGGGGTTGCGTCCGGTATTTCTCGGGGGGAACGCAGAGCGTGATACCGGACGAGAGGCAGCAGCCCTTGCCGGTTTGAGCGGCAGCGACCTGTGCGGGCGCTTTTCACTCATCGAACTCGCCGCCTTCTTTCAGACACTCGATCTTGTCGTGACCCCCGACACTGGCCCCATGCACCTTGCCGCATGGGCGGGCACACCTACGCTCAACCTGTCTCTCGGCCCCGTGAACGGATGGGAGACGGCCCCCGCCCCTCCGGGGCACCTTGTGCTGCGCAGCACCACCAGTTGCCGGGGCTGCTGGCAATGCACCAGAGGCGAGCATCTCTGCCATGCACGATTCGACCCGCCCCGCATCGCCGCGCTCGTCCGCGCACTATGCGGGGGCAGCGAATCCCAAAGCGCACTTCCCCGGCTTCCCGGACTGCATCTTTCCCGCACCAGCCGTGACGATTCCGGGCTTTTCGACCTGACGCCCCTGCACGAGTACCCCCTCACATCCCGAGACCTTGTCTCGACCTTCTGGCACCACTGGTTCCACTCAAGGCCACGACGCATCGACCCGGCACACGCCACCCTCGCATGGCAGGAACTCGTCCTGCACAGCCCGCAACTGGCTACGGCGTTCGCCTCCGCAGTGGCGCGGCTGGGCAGCACATTCTCCCGTCGCCTGCGCACGGGTGGTGCGCTGGAGGCGACATTCTGGGAAAGCGCCCCACCCATGTTGCGACCGTTGACCGGCTTTCTGCATCTCTACCTTCAGAACAACGACTTCAGCCCCGAGGCATGGGCCATAGCGCTCGACATGCTGGCTGACCTCGCATCGCATCTGCGCAGCTAG
- a CDS encoding CgeB family protein yields MTGTPDSPQRILDASGRLIDLTITCRGRTLPLLGSGGPSRELTTLAPYDRADSPHASLPVLLGAGLGHALEALLQRHSGPIAVVDAGHGILEASGLRDRHRDDRILWVEEHDLEAALRTLTTWQIAHGGAPFMPLPNPVYLRFDRDFYASLRDRLAASERFDFWGKATYAKFSQTKPRVLLLTSHYFLIGELVSACERLDFPHRLLKMPEGEYGQTAFVEDLLREVLDFKPDFVLTLNHLGVDREGVLIDLLEKLRLPIASWFVDNPHLILHMYRRLVSPWTSIFTWDADNVGSLRSLGFEHVVYLPLATDPLRFTPSAVRLPDDHPWRSRVSFVGNSMVYKVAHRMKAGRLPAMLLRGYRDVARAFGASDERSVPLFLTRFAPSLRAAYDALDSDERRLCYETMVTWEATRQYRTECVAAMLPFSPLIVGDKGWRQQFRNVTEPWRLHKEINYYEDLPRFYPLSDINFNCTSKQMKGAVNQRVFDVPAAGAFVLTDWREQMEHLFDPGREIICYHSPEEATALARRYLEDPAARATVVRMARKRILAEHTYEHRLNVLAHHMRERYGA; encoded by the coding sequence ATGACCGGTACACCCGACAGCCCACAGCGCATCCTCGATGCCTCGGGGCGACTCATCGACCTGACCATCACATGCCGGGGACGCACACTGCCGCTTCTCGGTTCCGGCGGTCCTTCACGGGAACTGACGACGCTCGCCCCCTACGACAGGGCCGACAGTCCTCACGCCTCGCTGCCGGTGCTGCTCGGGGCAGGACTCGGCCACGCCCTTGAAGCCCTGCTCCAGCGCCACTCCGGCCCGATTGCAGTGGTGGACGCGGGGCATGGCATCCTTGAGGCCTCTGGACTACGCGACCGCCACCGCGACGACCGCATCCTGTGGGTGGAGGAACACGACCTCGAAGCTGCCCTGCGAACCCTCACCACATGGCAGATTGCGCACGGCGGCGCGCCCTTCATGCCTCTGCCGAACCCGGTCTACCTGCGGTTCGACCGCGACTTCTACGCCTCACTGCGTGACAGGCTGGCGGCAAGCGAACGCTTCGATTTCTGGGGAAAGGCGACCTACGCCAAATTCTCCCAGACGAAGCCGCGCGTGCTGCTGCTCACCAGTCACTATTTCCTCATCGGCGAACTCGTTTCCGCCTGCGAACGTCTGGATTTTCCCCACCGGCTGCTCAAGATGCCGGAAGGCGAATACGGCCAGACGGCCTTCGTCGAAGACCTTCTGCGTGAAGTGCTCGATTTCAAGCCTGATTTCGTGCTCACCCTGAACCATCTCGGTGTCGACCGCGAGGGTGTGCTCATCGACCTGCTCGAGAAACTTCGCCTTCCCATCGCCTCATGGTTCGTCGACAACCCCCACCTCATCCTGCACATGTACCGCAGGCTAGTCAGCCCGTGGACATCCATCTTCACATGGGACGCCGACAACGTGGGGTCTTTGCGCTCACTCGGCTTCGAGCATGTGGTCTACCTGCCTCTGGCAACCGACCCGCTTCGTTTCACCCCCTCTGCGGTTCGACTTCCGGACGACCACCCGTGGCGCAGCCGCGTTTCGTTCGTGGGCAACAGCATGGTCTACAAGGTCGCCCACCGCATGAAGGCGGGCAGGCTGCCCGCGATGCTTCTGCGAGGATACCGTGACGTGGCGCGGGCCTTCGGGGCGAGTGATGAACGGTCGGTCCCCCTCTTCCTGACGCGCTTCGCCCCTTCGCTACGTGCCGCCTATGATGCGCTCGATTCAGATGAACGCCGACTGTGCTACGAAACCATGGTCACATGGGAAGCCACGCGACAGTATCGCACGGAATGCGTCGCTGCGATGCTCCCCTTTTCTCCGCTCATCGTGGGAGACAAGGGCTGGCGACAACAATTCCGCAATGTCACGGAACCATGGCGGCTTCACAAGGAAATCAACTACTACGAGGACCTTCCGCGGTTCTATCCTCTCTCGGACATCAACTTCAACTGCACCAGCAAGCAGATGAAGGGGGCCGTCAACCAGCGCGTCTTCGACGTCCCCGCCGCAGGCGCCTTCGTGCTGACGGACTGGCGAGAACAGATGGAGCACCTTTTCGACCCCGGTCGGGAAATCATCTGCTACCACTCGCCGGAAGAAGCGACGGCACTGGCACGACGCTATCTGGAAGACCCCGCAGCACGCGCCACCGTTGTTCGCATGGCGCGCAAGCGCATTCTTGCCGAACACACCTATGAACACCGTCTGAATGTGCTGGCGCACCATATGCGGGAGCGTTACGGGGCATGA
- a CDS encoding FapA family protein, whose translation MPYLLYHHFDPTFDHQNLKPGLAVGKGKVDHYNLGYVQNVVKGQVLAEFIPIDDTDDPVIDRNHIFEEPLLPVGPNCKVDPDSPLRVVADANGYVFYNDGLITVKRMLNVRRDVDFHTGNIFFVSDIAVHGDVRAGFEVQGNNILVKGIIEGATVRARGSLAVEGGARGSGGSGLLDAGDTLRVPFAESMELRAHGNILIEKFCLHSLVYAATNLVVKNRLQGGTVHCNGLVYVETHLGNPKGTPTATRINMGYDPFTMRKLDRLEQHIRELQDSLTHIAGIAGNLGSDSAPGKRLDNARKKLNRLIRQREALWAALTEDEARAALCRVVVPGTVYPGVEISIGKAFFEVEHEMNNVSFSLADGSIVVTSPAIIKKKA comes from the coding sequence ACAACCTCGGCTACGTGCAGAACGTCGTCAAAGGGCAGGTTCTCGCCGAATTCATCCCCATCGATGACACCGACGACCCGGTCATCGACAGAAACCATATCTTCGAAGAACCCTTGCTGCCAGTGGGCCCCAACTGCAAGGTCGACCCCGACTCGCCCCTGCGGGTCGTTGCCGATGCCAACGGTTACGTCTTCTACAACGACGGACTCATCACCGTGAAACGGATGCTCAACGTCCGGCGCGATGTCGACTTCCACACGGGGAACATCTTCTTCGTCAGTGATATCGCCGTACATGGCGATGTGAGGGCCGGATTCGAGGTGCAAGGCAACAACATCCTCGTCAAGGGCATCATCGAGGGCGCCACCGTCCGTGCACGAGGTTCGTTGGCGGTAGAGGGCGGCGCGAGAGGGTCCGGAGGCAGCGGGCTTCTCGACGCGGGCGACACCCTGCGTGTGCCTTTCGCCGAAAGCATGGAACTGCGTGCGCACGGCAACATCCTCATCGAGAAGTTCTGCCTGCACAGCCTCGTCTACGCCGCCACCAACCTCGTGGTGAAGAACAGGTTGCAGGGTGGCACCGTTCATTGCAACGGCCTCGTCTATGTCGAGACGCATCTGGGAAATCCCAAGGGCACGCCCACCGCGACACGCATCAACATGGGGTATGACCCGTTCACGATGCGTAAACTCGACAGGCTGGAGCAACACATCCGGGAATTGCAGGACAGTCTGACGCACATCGCAGGCATCGCAGGCAATCTCGGCTCTGACAGTGCCCCGGGCAAACGTCTCGACAACGCCCGGAAAAAACTGAACCGCCTCATCAGGCAACGAGAAGCACTCTGGGCCGCCCTCACGGAAGATGAGGCCCGCGCCGCGCTCTGCCGGGTCGTGGTTCCCGGCACGGTCTATCCCGGCGTTGAAATCTCCATCGGCAAGGCGTTTTTCGAAGTCGAGCACGAGATGAACAACGTCTCGTTCTCGCTGGCCGACGGCAGCATCGTCGTGACGAGTCCTGCCATCATCAAGAAGAAAGCATGA